A genomic segment from Longimicrobium sp. encodes:
- a CDS encoding AI-2E family transporter: MPARHPSESPSPYSVLIATIFAVLLLLFVYSVADVLLMVFVAALFSLYLGAIADFLQARANMPRGLGLACAMLLTVLLAAGVGWLVIPPVLKQTQELVAALPREITGWTEGLRTMVGRYPILQSVIHPDEVQRQLSGMMANASKLVPAVLNFMHGFIDLSGILVMGIYLASRPEMYREGIIALSPPVHRELVRDILADLKRSLRAWIGGQMMAMFFLGVLTFAGLSILKVPFALAFGVFTGVAVLVPFFGSLLSTLLPAILVVGQGGIVQALGVVVLGVVIHVIEGNIIHPIVMERRVHLPPVLSITSVLVMGELLGFIGLLVAVPVLATTMVIVRRIYIHRLLEGKGFRRFVRDAPTEIRLPDGVQRVDPALVSIPAILEEAGAAPR, from the coding sequence ATGCCCGCACGGCACCCGTCGGAATCGCCCTCGCCCTACAGCGTGCTGATCGCCACCATCTTCGCGGTCCTGCTGCTGCTGTTCGTGTACAGCGTGGCCGACGTGCTGCTGATGGTGTTCGTGGCCGCGCTCTTCTCGCTGTACCTGGGCGCCATCGCCGACTTCCTGCAGGCGCGGGCCAACATGCCGCGCGGGCTGGGGCTCGCCTGCGCCATGCTGCTGACCGTGCTGCTGGCCGCCGGCGTGGGCTGGCTGGTCATCCCCCCCGTGCTGAAGCAGACGCAGGAGCTGGTGGCCGCGCTTCCGCGCGAGATCACCGGGTGGACCGAGGGGCTGCGCACCATGGTGGGGCGCTACCCCATCCTGCAGTCGGTCATCCACCCCGACGAGGTGCAGCGGCAGCTTTCGGGGATGATGGCGAACGCCTCCAAGCTGGTGCCCGCGGTGCTGAACTTCATGCACGGGTTCATCGACCTCAGCGGCATCCTGGTGATGGGGATCTACCTGGCGTCGCGCCCGGAGATGTACCGCGAGGGAATCATCGCGCTGTCGCCGCCGGTGCACCGCGAGCTGGTGCGCGACATCCTGGCCGACCTGAAGCGCAGCCTGCGCGCGTGGATCGGCGGGCAGATGATGGCCATGTTCTTCCTGGGCGTGCTGACCTTCGCGGGACTGTCGATCCTGAAGGTGCCGTTCGCCCTGGCGTTCGGCGTGTTCACCGGCGTGGCCGTGCTGGTCCCCTTCTTCGGCTCGCTGCTGTCGACGCTCCTCCCGGCGATCCTGGTCGTCGGGCAGGGGGGGATCGTGCAGGCGCTGGGGGTGGTGGTGCTGGGCGTGGTGATCCACGTGATCGAGGGGAACATCATCCACCCGATCGTGATGGAGCGCCGGGTGCACCTGCCGCCGGTGCTCTCCATCACCAGCGTGCTGGTGATGGGCGAGCTGCTGGGCTTCATCGGCCTGCTGGTCGCCGTCCCCGTGCTGGCCACCACGATGGTGATCGTGCGCCGCATCTACATCCACCGCCTGCTGGAGGGGAAGGGCTTCCGCCGCTTCGTCCGCGACGCGCCCACCGAGATCCGCCTCCCCGACGGGGTGCAGCGGGTTGACCCGGCGCTGGTGAGCATCCCCGCCATCCTCGAGGAAGCCGGCGCCGCGCCGCGCTGA
- a CDS encoding Txe/YoeB family addiction module toxin codes for MKRRADAKERGSARRPHTLVVAIRFLHDLQHWVAVDPRTALRILRIILDIARNPREGIGKPELLKHDRSGNRSRRIDKTHRLLYRVDDEAVEFISARFHYE; via the coding sequence ATGAAGAGGCGCGCTGACGCGAAAGAACGCGGTTCCGCCCGCAGGCCTCACACGCTGGTCGTGGCAATACGATTTCTGCACGACCTCCAGCACTGGGTGGCAGTCGATCCGAGGACGGCGCTGCGCATACTGCGGATCATCCTCGACATCGCGCGGAATCCGCGGGAAGGGATCGGAAAGCCGGAACTGCTGAAGCACGACCGATCGGGCAACCGGTCGCGACGCATCGACAAGACACATCGGCTGCTGTACCGGGTCGACGACGAGGCGGTCGAGTTCATCTCCGCCCGATTCCACTACGAGTGA
- a CDS encoding Pepco domain-containing protein: MSNELARIMIITSAQELHTGSDTRGVLSQAQRLATTIGIASPDVLAQNLVAFCGSIGAVLTRIEDFGSNFILDQVELQIEVTAKGEIRLIGSASTELAGGVKLLFRRNERK, translated from the coding sequence ATGAGCAACGAACTTGCCCGGATCATGATCATCACGTCTGCACAGGAGCTACATACGGGCTCCGACACGCGTGGTGTACTCTCTCAAGCGCAGCGGCTGGCGACTACGATCGGGATAGCGTCTCCTGACGTTCTCGCACAGAATCTTGTTGCGTTCTGCGGCAGTATTGGAGCAGTATTAACGAGGATCGAAGATTTCGGGTCCAACTTCATTCTAGACCAAGTTGAACTACAAATCGAAGTGACTGCCAAAGGTGAGATCAGGTTGATTGGATCTGCATCGACAGAACTTGCAGGTGGTGTCAAGCTGTTGTTTCGGCGGAACGAGAGAAAATAG
- a CDS encoding DUF1611 domain-containing protein, whose product MLDAKDALSGYRYLVLAEGMFGPQTSKTANSAVRYLPGRVLAVIDSRHAGESVGDVLGFGGTIPVLATVEEGLGRGATALLIGIAPQGGQLPGSWRPMLNAAIDAGLDVVSGLHFHLSDDAELRERAAARGVRIHDLRKPPAQLPVSTGRARLVDALVVHTVGTDCNIGKMTAALQIRDALAARGTRVGFAATGQTGILIEGWGISVDAVVADFVGGAAEQLVLRAAEGNDVVLVEGQGSLVHPGYSGVTLGLLHGSMPDAMILCHQPSRQCPWNAAHRYDWMRLPSVPEMIRICESAIAPLRESRVIGIALNTWDLTDEQARDEARRLEDATGLPATDPVRFDPSPLAGAIVAAAERKRAGRAGMGG is encoded by the coding sequence ATGCTCGACGCCAAGGACGCGCTGTCCGGCTACCGCTACCTGGTGCTGGCCGAGGGGATGTTCGGCCCGCAGACCAGCAAGACGGCCAACAGCGCGGTCCGCTACCTCCCGGGTCGCGTGCTGGCGGTGATCGACTCGCGCCACGCCGGGGAGAGCGTGGGGGACGTGCTCGGCTTCGGCGGGACGATTCCCGTGCTGGCGACGGTGGAGGAGGGGCTGGGGCGCGGCGCGACGGCGCTGCTGATCGGGATCGCGCCGCAGGGCGGGCAGCTGCCCGGGAGCTGGCGGCCGATGCTGAACGCGGCGATCGACGCGGGGCTCGACGTGGTCAGCGGGCTGCACTTCCACCTGTCGGACGACGCGGAGCTGCGCGAGCGGGCGGCCGCGCGCGGCGTGCGCATCCACGACCTGCGCAAGCCGCCGGCTCAACTCCCCGTCTCCACCGGCCGGGCGCGGCTGGTGGACGCGCTGGTGGTGCACACGGTGGGGACGGACTGCAACATCGGGAAGATGACGGCGGCGCTGCAGATCCGCGACGCGCTGGCCGCCCGCGGCACCCGCGTGGGCTTCGCCGCCACCGGGCAGACGGGGATCCTGATCGAGGGATGGGGGATCTCGGTGGATGCGGTGGTCGCCGATTTCGTGGGCGGCGCGGCGGAGCAGCTGGTGCTGCGCGCGGCGGAGGGGAACGACGTGGTGCTGGTGGAGGGGCAGGGCTCGCTGGTGCACCCGGGCTACTCGGGCGTCACGCTGGGGCTGCTGCACGGGTCGATGCCGGACGCGATGATCCTGTGCCACCAGCCGTCGCGCCAGTGCCCGTGGAACGCCGCGCACCGCTACGACTGGATGCGCCTCCCGAGCGTGCCGGAGATGATCCGCATCTGCGAAAGCGCCATCGCCCCGCTGCGCGAGTCGCGGGTGATCGGGATCGCGCTGAACACCTGGGATCTGACGGACGAGCAGGCCCGCGACGAGGCGCGCCGCCTGGAGGACGCCACCGGCCTCCCGGCGACCGACCCGGTGCGCTTCGACCCGTCCCCGCTCGCCGGCGCGATCGTGGCCGCGGCGGAGCGGAAGCGGGCGGGCCGAGCGGGGATGGGCGGGTGA
- a CDS encoding PspA/IM30 family protein, translating to MGIFDRFSTMFRSNINDLIARAENPEKMLNQVIEDMRGQLAKARQEVAVAIADAAKLKKQADDEQKQAQDWEQRAMLAVRQGRDDLARQALIRHQEHAVRAQELFGTWQRHQEDTDRLRDALRQLNEKIQEAQRKKNLLIAKQRRAQAQRRIHETMSGLSDSSAFEAFDRMAERIEQNERMALAAASVSEELHGDQLERDFKQLEKGDGTDVDYRLLEMKQKMGMLPAAAPAEQRALGAGEQAPAEPAPAAAASAPAPPAAGNGAPATQQPIAQPAGGPPIHEAELLEEFEALEEEERGRA from the coding sequence ATGGGAATCTTCGATCGTTTCTCCACCATGTTCAGGTCGAACATCAACGACCTGATCGCCCGGGCCGAGAACCCGGAAAAGATGCTCAACCAGGTCATCGAGGACATGCGGGGCCAGCTGGCCAAGGCCCGGCAGGAAGTCGCGGTGGCCATCGCCGACGCGGCCAAGCTCAAGAAGCAGGCCGACGACGAGCAGAAGCAGGCGCAGGACTGGGAGCAGCGCGCCATGCTGGCGGTGCGCCAGGGGCGCGACGACCTGGCCCGCCAGGCGCTGATCCGCCACCAGGAGCACGCCGTGCGCGCGCAGGAGCTGTTCGGCACCTGGCAGCGCCACCAGGAAGACACCGACCGCCTGCGCGACGCGCTGCGCCAGCTGAACGAGAAGATCCAGGAGGCGCAGCGGAAGAAGAACCTGCTGATCGCCAAGCAGCGGCGCGCGCAGGCCCAGCGGCGCATCCACGAGACCATGTCGGGGCTCAGCGACTCGTCGGCGTTCGAGGCGTTCGACCGCATGGCCGAGCGCATCGAGCAGAACGAGCGGATGGCGCTGGCCGCCGCCTCGGTGAGCGAGGAGCTGCACGGCGACCAGCTGGAGCGCGACTTCAAGCAGCTGGAAAAGGGCGACGGCACCGACGTGGACTACCGGCTGCTGGAGATGAAGCAGAAGATGGGGATGCTTCCCGCCGCCGCGCCCGCCGAGCAGCGCGCGCTGGGCGCCGGCGAGCAGGCCCCGGCGGAGCCCGCCCCCGCGGCGGCCGCGTCCGCCCCCGCGCCGCCCGCGGCGGGGAACGGCGCCCCCGCCACGCAGCAGCCCATCGCGCAGCCCGCCGGCGGCCCGCCCATCCACGAGGCCGAGCTGCTGGAGGAGTTCGAGGCGCTGGAGGAAGAGGAGCGCGGCCGCGCCTGA
- a CDS encoding type II toxin-antitoxin system YoeB family toxin: MHLPRIATMTPPGRPRTDGPEEETPLVVSTQFLLDLAKWVAEAPRTAAKVLHLMLEIARDPREGIGKPKPLKHSLGR, from the coding sequence ATGCACCTCCCGCGCATCGCCACGATGACGCCGCCTGGCCGGCCGCGCACCGACGGTCCGGAAGAGGAAACGCCGCTGGTCGTATCTACTCAGTTCCTGCTGGACCTGGCGAAGTGGGTCGCCGAGGCTCCGCGGACCGCGGCGAAGGTGCTCCACCTCATGCTCGAGATCGCGCGCGATCCGCGGGAGGGGATCGGAAAGCCGAAGCCGCTGAAGCACTCGTTAGGCCGCTGA
- a CDS encoding caspase family protein, translating into MNWDDHAVIVGINRYPGLRDLQGAENDARAFENWIRQSARVPAENVKMILSSQFPQPLKPQDARPMVSEIDMVFDNIIERSEELGFGGRRLYMFFAGHGFARTYEDASLLTAEARPRSTGFHIPARDYANWFRASGYFQEIVLIMDCCRESYITAPARPVPWEPKVDRRGTSVRYAFAFATRWSMESREKFIARFSEIRGIFTVALLEGLSGAAATTSSSITTERLDTFVHQYMPELCAPSEYIEPRFEYDRRNDIILVESETPRSLTRVHTDCWAIELYDHRNMLIDLYPSRTEANVWEQELTPGLYVLRCDRKPDKVIQVTGTEEQNVDF; encoded by the coding sequence ATGAACTGGGATGATCATGCTGTAATCGTAGGGATCAATAGGTACCCCGGCCTCCGGGATCTACAGGGGGCTGAAAATGACGCCCGAGCATTCGAGAATTGGATTCGCCAGAGCGCTCGCGTTCCTGCCGAGAACGTGAAGATGATTCTATCTTCACAATTTCCTCAACCACTCAAGCCTCAGGATGCTCGGCCGATGGTTTCAGAAATCGACATGGTTTTTGATAATATCATCGAGCGATCTGAGGAATTGGGTTTTGGGGGTCGTCGACTTTACATGTTCTTCGCGGGCCACGGCTTCGCAAGGACATATGAAGATGCATCGCTTCTTACCGCAGAAGCGCGGCCTCGTAGCACCGGATTTCACATCCCAGCGCGCGATTACGCTAATTGGTTTCGTGCGTCGGGCTATTTTCAAGAGATTGTTCTCATTATGGATTGCTGCCGGGAATCTTATATCACTGCACCGGCCCGCCCGGTTCCTTGGGAACCTAAGGTAGATAGACGTGGAACCTCGGTTAGGTATGCTTTTGCATTCGCGACGCGGTGGTCCATGGAAAGCCGAGAGAAGTTTATCGCCCGGTTCAGTGAGATCCGCGGCATTTTCACGGTTGCGCTTTTGGAAGGCCTCAGTGGAGCTGCAGCAACAACGTCGAGTTCTATCACGACAGAGCGGCTGGACACGTTTGTGCATCAGTACATGCCGGAGCTTTGCGCACCTTCTGAGTATATCGAACCGAGGTTTGAATACGACCGTCGGAATGATATCATCTTGGTCGAATCTGAGACCCCCCGGTCGTTAACACGGGTTCACACCGATTGTTGGGCTATTGAGTTATACGACCATCGGAATATGTTGATTGATCTTTATCCATCTAGGACAGAAGCGAATGTGTGGGAACAGGAGCTTACGCCAGGATTGTACGTCCTTCGATGCGATCGGAAACCAGATAAGGTCATTCAAGTGACGGGAACGGAGGAGCAAAATGTCGATTTCTGA